One genomic region from Thermomicrobium sp. 4228-Ro encodes:
- a CDS encoding YkvA family protein, which produces MARLRNLDYHGFYELLVEQLSRYRGEVDEIVQLAPDLFRFLTNLLEDTRVTAPARRLICAALAYFVAPYDVEPEEIYGPRGFVDDVYLCASVARALRTILPADILETAWEAEFPFEETIDRTYERASAVLGERARDVLRYVGLD; this is translated from the coding sequence GTGGCACGGCTGCGCAATCTCGACTACCACGGCTTCTACGAGTTGCTCGTCGAGCAGCTCAGTCGCTACCGCGGCGAGGTCGACGAGATCGTTCAGCTCGCGCCCGATCTCTTTCGCTTCCTCACGAATCTCCTCGAGGACACTCGTGTCACCGCACCAGCCCGGCGACTCATCTGCGCAGCGCTGGCCTATTTCGTCGCACCCTACGACGTGGAGCCGGAGGAAATCTACGGGCCACGCGGTTTCGTGGACGACGTCTATCTCTGCGCCTCTGTCGCCCGGGCGCTCCGTACGATCCTGCCCGCCGACATCCTGGAAACAGCCTGGGAAGCGGAATTCCCGTTCGAGGAAACCATCGACCGAACCTATGAGCGCGCCAGCGCAGTCCTCGGCGAACGCGCGAGGGACGTCCTGCGCTACGTCGGCCTCGACTGA
- a CDS encoding ABC transporter ATP-binding protein, whose translation MPGAERVTVEGQEAAVIADGVSRIFGPLRAVDRLSVVIPRGVIYALLGPSGSGKTTFLRMVVGALRPSEGRLWVFGIAMPSRRVAQRIGYMPQAPALYPDLTLRENLRFFGAVYRVSRRQLEQRIEELATDLDLLAWLDHPLYRFSGGMLQRASLAVALLHEPDLLVLDEPTVGLDPLLRRTLWERFRLLASRGTTLLISTHSMDEADRCDLLGFLRGGRLLASDTPAALRALTGQDSLEDAFLILAGHPVLPVEPPR comes from the coding sequence ATGCCGGGTGCGGAGCGGGTGACCGTGGAAGGACAGGAGGCTGCAGTCATCGCAGACGGGGTCTCCCGGATTTTCGGCCCCCTCCGTGCTGTCGACCGGCTCTCCGTGGTCATCCCGCGCGGCGTGATCTATGCCCTCCTCGGGCCGAGCGGATCCGGCAAGACGACCTTCCTCCGCATGGTCGTCGGTGCGCTGCGGCCGAGCGAAGGTCGGCTCTGGGTCTTCGGCATCGCGATGCCCAGTCGGCGCGTCGCACAGCGCATCGGTTATATGCCGCAGGCGCCTGCCCTCTACCCCGATCTGACCTTGCGCGAGAACCTGCGCTTCTTTGGCGCCGTCTATCGTGTCTCACGCCGCCAGCTCGAGCAGCGGATCGAAGAACTGGCAACCGATCTCGATCTCCTGGCCTGGCTCGACCATCCCTTGTACCGGTTCTCCGGCGGGATGCTGCAACGCGCCTCGCTCGCCGTCGCCCTCCTGCACGAGCCAGACCTGCTCGTGCTCGATGAGCCGACAGTCGGCCTCGACCCCCTCCTGCGCCGCACGTTGTGGGAGCGGTTCCGTCTGCTCGCCAGTCGGGGAACCACGCTCCTCATTTCCACGCACAGCATGGACGAAGCTGACCGCTGTGACCTCTTAGGGTTCCTGCGCGGTGGCCGGCTGCTGGCGAGCGATACGCCAGCTGCACTCCGCGCCCTGACCGGCCAGGATTCGCTCGAAGACGCGTTCCTGATCCTCGCCGGTCACCCCGTCCTGCCGGTGGAGCCACCGCGATGA
- a CDS encoding inosine/xanthosine triphosphatase: protein MPDRAVLLALGSHQPAKRAAVERVAPSFWSNWRIVTLSVPSGVREQPLSDDETVLGALERARNARSAVEADFGIGLESGVAPGPLGRLYVVSWAVVVDRAGRIGVGGSERFPLPQPIAERLRAGSDLASALASVLGTEPPAGGGTVAVWSAGRRQRVDLLAGALLLALVDLEHQTGASR from the coding sequence ATGCCGGACCGAGCAGTGCTTCTCGCGCTCGGCTCCCACCAACCGGCCAAACGTGCAGCCGTCGAACGGGTCGCACCGAGCTTCTGGAGCAACTGGCGCATCGTCACGCTGAGTGTGCCGAGCGGTGTGCGGGAACAACCGCTCAGTGACGACGAGACGGTACTCGGTGCGCTCGAGCGGGCCCGCAACGCGCGCAGTGCGGTCGAAGCAGATTTCGGTATCGGGCTCGAATCCGGTGTTGCTCCTGGGCCGCTCGGCCGGTTGTACGTCGTGAGCTGGGCCGTCGTCGTCGACCGCGCGGGACGGATCGGCGTCGGTGGTTCAGAGCGCTTCCCGCTCCCCCAACCGATCGCGGAACGCCTGCGGGCGGGCAGCGACCTCGCGAGCGCACTCGCTTCCGTGCTCGGCACCGAACCGCCAGCGGGCGGCGGAACGGTCGCCGTGTGGAGCGCTGGACGGCGACAGCGCGTCGATCTCCTCGCTGGTGCACTGCTGCTCGCGCTCGTTGACCTCGAGCACCAGACGGGCGCTTCCCGTTAG
- a CDS encoding ABC transporter permease, translating into MSGQRVLAITIRIVRQIRRDRRTLALIFLAPVVILSLLGYVYRGSSHTVALAVSAPADPFAEAMIDTLSSLSVQVERLPSDEALARVRSGDVAGALVVEPTGTAITLQLYLDGSQPGRVRQVIAIVNEAIMRAATERLPPGLALPQPQIAYVAGSLQFDELDTFAPVFIGFFAFFFVFLLTSVSFLRERLQGSIERLIVSPLGRAEIVLGYMLGFAFYALIQSIVMVLFTVYVLRIHTVGALWLIIVLTVILTIGAVNLGIFLSTFARTELQVVQFIPLVITLQGLLSGIIWPVETLPRPLQWIAHVLPLTWANDALRAVMLRGHGLSDLVPHVLVLVAFATLMLLLAMTTLRREVA; encoded by the coding sequence ATGAGCGGGCAGCGCGTTCTCGCGATCACGATCCGCATCGTTCGGCAAATCCGGCGCGATCGGCGAACGCTCGCCCTCATCTTCCTCGCACCGGTCGTTATCCTCTCGCTCCTCGGCTATGTCTATCGCGGGAGTTCCCACACCGTCGCCCTCGCGGTGAGCGCACCCGCCGATCCGTTCGCCGAAGCCATGATCGACACCCTCTCCTCGCTCTCGGTGCAGGTGGAACGCCTCCCTTCGGACGAGGCGCTCGCCCGTGTCCGCTCCGGTGACGTCGCCGGTGCCCTCGTCGTCGAACCCACCGGCACAGCGATCACTCTCCAGCTCTACCTCGATGGCTCCCAGCCGGGCCGAGTGCGGCAAGTGATCGCAATCGTGAACGAGGCGATCATGCGCGCCGCGACCGAACGACTGCCTCCCGGTCTGGCGCTCCCGCAGCCGCAGATCGCCTACGTCGCCGGTAGCCTACAGTTCGACGAGCTGGATACGTTCGCCCCGGTCTTCATCGGGTTCTTCGCCTTCTTCTTCGTTTTCCTGCTGACCTCCGTCTCGTTTCTCCGTGAGCGACTCCAGGGCAGTATCGAGCGTCTCATCGTCTCGCCGCTCGGCCGCGCGGAAATCGTCCTCGGGTACATGCTCGGCTTCGCCTTCTACGCGCTGATCCAGTCGATCGTGATGGTCCTCTTTACCGTCTACGTCTTGCGGATCCACACGGTCGGTGCGCTCTGGCTGATCATCGTCCTGACCGTCATCCTGACCATCGGTGCGGTCAATCTCGGCATCTTCCTCTCCACCTTCGCGCGGACAGAACTTCAGGTCGTCCAGTTCATCCCTCTCGTCATCACCCTCCAGGGACTGCTCTCCGGTATCATCTGGCCGGTCGAAACGCTGCCGCGCCCCTTGCAGTGGATCGCGCATGTCCTACCGCTCACCTGGGCGAACGATGCCTTGCGTGCCGTCATGCTCCGGGGGCATGGTCTCAGCGACCTCGTGCCGCACGTCCTGGTCCTGGTCGCCTTCGCGACACTCATGCTCCTTCTGGCCATGACGACGCTCCGCCGGGAGGTCGCCTGA
- a CDS encoding DUF5671 domain-containing protein codes for MAIARRLYLYGIASVALAVWAIGAVRLLRALASAAWELVARPAVVGDAETFRRQLSVSVALLVVGFPIWAVHWWLVERQAAADEAERRSAVRAVFFTVVLSISFSFWLASGIELVRLIVLALLGVAEPAGASVPRVLDELTVLLVAGTLWLGHARAAREEHRSVTRAGAADWLPRLYGYGAAGSGIVLLVVGTANLLRLGLDSLLVPTAFAGTLRYPLATQTSLLVGGAVAWALHWGEALVLVARPFPAADRERRSLLRWTYLGFAVFAGLAVMLVALAAFLHEVLRWVLGVPDGDVRERVRQLLDPLAWLLPVALVWHYHRRVMEEEATALAARPVAGPDWARGVSRFLLYLSAFASLALAVLGLGGLVGLFLQVLLAALTAAPLGTWREDLAFQLSVASVGGIAWLALWRAVLVRVAREPAAECASLSRRAYLYGTLGLSVLVILGTAGYVIYRAVGLALGLVQPLNALSDAAPAFGFTLVALGVLVYHAAVLVADTRAAVPQRAAVTVRLVLRLPPESDADAVVQELTTHLPPGAVLERAT; via the coding sequence ATGGCGATCGCTCGTCGGCTGTACTTGTATGGAATCGCGAGCGTCGCACTGGCCGTGTGGGCGATCGGAGCGGTGCGCTTGCTGCGCGCACTGGCCTCGGCTGCCTGGGAGCTCGTTGCGCGGCCGGCGGTGGTCGGGGATGCGGAGACGTTCCGGCGACAGCTCAGCGTGAGCGTTGCGCTCCTGGTCGTCGGATTCCCGATTTGGGCTGTCCACTGGTGGCTGGTCGAGCGCCAGGCGGCAGCCGATGAGGCGGAGCGGCGATCCGCCGTCCGTGCTGTCTTCTTCACGGTCGTTTTGTCGATCAGCTTCAGCTTCTGGTTGGCGAGCGGCATCGAGCTGGTGCGTCTCATCGTGCTCGCACTCCTCGGTGTTGCCGAGCCAGCGGGGGCGAGTGTCCCGCGCGTGCTCGACGAACTTACCGTCCTCCTCGTCGCAGGGACGTTGTGGCTGGGGCACGCCCGTGCCGCACGCGAGGAGCACCGGTCCGTCACGCGTGCCGGTGCCGCCGACTGGCTCCCACGGCTCTACGGATACGGCGCTGCCGGGAGCGGCATCGTGTTGCTCGTCGTCGGCACCGCGAACCTCCTGCGGCTCGGGCTGGACTCACTGCTCGTTCCCACCGCTTTCGCTGGTACCCTCCGGTATCCGCTGGCAACGCAGACGAGCCTGCTCGTCGGCGGGGCGGTCGCCTGGGCCCTCCATTGGGGCGAGGCACTCGTGCTCGTGGCGCGCCCGTTCCCAGCGGCTGACCGGGAGCGCCGTTCACTCCTCCGTTGGACCTACCTGGGCTTCGCCGTCTTCGCTGGGCTAGCGGTCATGCTGGTCGCACTGGCGGCTTTCCTGCACGAAGTGTTGCGCTGGGTACTCGGTGTACCGGACGGGGATGTGCGAGAGCGTGTCCGCCAGTTGTTGGATCCGCTCGCCTGGCTCCTGCCAGTTGCGCTCGTTTGGCACTATCACCGGCGTGTGATGGAGGAGGAAGCGACTGCCCTCGCCGCGCGACCAGTCGCCGGCCCAGACTGGGCACGCGGGGTCTCGCGCTTCCTGCTGTACCTCTCGGCATTCGCCAGCCTTGCGCTCGCCGTGCTCGGGTTGGGTGGGCTCGTCGGACTTTTCCTGCAGGTGCTTCTCGCTGCCCTCACGGCAGCTCCACTCGGGACATGGCGCGAGGACCTCGCGTTTCAGCTTTCCGTAGCCTCCGTGGGCGGTATCGCTTGGCTCGCGCTCTGGCGCGCGGTCCTGGTACGCGTCGCGCGGGAGCCGGCAGCCGAGTGCGCCAGCTTGAGCCGGCGGGCGTATCTGTATGGGACACTCGGCCTGAGCGTTCTCGTCATACTCGGAACAGCCGGCTACGTCATCTATCGAGCTGTCGGTCTTGCCCTCGGTCTGGTCCAACCCCTGAACGCACTATCCGATGCCGCGCCCGCCTTCGGTTTCACGCTCGTCGCGCTCGGCGTGCTGGTCTACCACGCTGCCGTGCTGGTGGCTGACACGCGCGCTGCGGTGCCACAGCGGGCTGCTGTGACGGTGCGACTCGTCCTGCGCTTACCGCCGGAGAGCGATGCGGATGCGGTCGTGCAGGAATTGACCACACACTTGCCGCCTGGGGCTGTCCTCGAGCGGGCAACCTAA